Within the Eleginops maclovinus isolate JMC-PN-2008 ecotype Puerto Natales chromosome 5, JC_Emac_rtc_rv5, whole genome shotgun sequence genome, the region TaaacaggagcaggaggagctgtgCCTCAGTCAGGAGGGAGAGCAGCTTGGACTGAAGCAGGAGACTGATGCCTGCATTATGACTCCTACTGATGAGGAAAGTGTACACCAGCTCCTCTCTCACAACTCTCATGTAGCTGAGAACCAAGATCAGAAAAGATGTGATCAAGACTCAGGATCAAATAGACAGCCAGAGCCAAATCAACAGGATCAACATTGCAGTCACAGTAATAATGTGCTAAAAAATAACACTTGtgaaaatgatttacaaaataaGTCATCACTGGACACACACCTGAGTATCCACACAGAAAAGAGCCCCTTTGTATGCAGTACATGTGGAAAAAAATTCCAGTTCAATAGTTACCTCACATACCACATGAAAATCCACTCAGAAGAGAAGCCGTTTACATGCAAAACATGTGGGAAAAAAATTCGATATGAAAGTCACCTGAGAAACcacatgagaacacacacaggggagaagCCATATTCATGCATCACCTGTGGGAAAAGCTACAGTCGTCAAACTCTATTAAAAAATCATAGTAGAATCCACACAGCTGACACAACATATCCTTGCCTCATATGTGGGAAACTATTTGCCCTAGAATCAGTATTGATCGGTCATTTAAGAATCCACACAGGTGAGAAGCCGTTTGTATGCAAAACATGTGGAAAAGTTTTCCGTTATGGATCTCACTTGGCAGTTCACAGGAGGACCCACACAGGGGAGAGGCCGTTTGTATGTAAAACATGTGGTAAAGATTTTATAACTAAtagtaaattaaaacaacacattaagaTGCACACAGGATCAGGAGGAACTCTGCAACTTGAATTAATGACACTGTGTATTGATTATACaggagagtgagaggaggggcAATAGCTAAGAAGGATTAACTGAAACTAAAGGGCCATATAGAAAATTCTATATCATAAGCAACTGAGGAATTGAACAAGAATGACCAGAAAATAAGGAGGCTTAAGAATGTTCATGCCAGACTGGTTTGTTTCCAAGTTAAATGGCGCATCAGAGTGACACCAGCAGACTCAATAAACTAATTTGTTagcttattctgtgttattgcatgccTCTTGtttaaagtaagtaagtaaaataaaggatttctgattctgaagaaagctgtctctgtcatcggcttttgtttttcctgccaAATAGACTTTCACACTCCAGTCCACTAGTTGGCGGCCCTTTAACCCTGGTTGCCAGCCGCGATCAAACCGGAAGTCAAAGGGGAAATGCTAACATTATTAGCCGAGCTCTGAACGGTACTTGAGAGGGGACTACGTTTGGGACGACGTTGTTGTGGTTTCGTCGATAATTGTTACTTTATTTTGGCAGTGATGTATTCTGTTGAGTGTTTTAGGACATTTGTCAACGAGCGACTAGCTGCTGCTtctgaagaaatagtcggagTTTTCCAGAAAACTATCGCCGAGTACAAAGAGGAGATCGATcgtcagagcagactggtggAAGTCGTTCGGAGACAGGAAATAAAGATTCACACGATAGGTAATTATCGAtataaaacagagcaatttgaattatatatgaatctgtgttttcatatttgagGTAAATAAAGAGGGTCGTTCACCCAAAACCCAAGGTCTCAGTTCATATTTACTTGAGTGTGCCAAAAAGCAGTTTTAAAACAGGTGGactaatgctattttatttttgtaagtaGTAAAatagaaagtattttaaaaatgttgcgACAGTCCCGGGGTTGGTGTCTATTGCAGTATCAgacattttcctttcaaatatatattggGAACATTCTGTGATATGTAGGCCTATTCATCTTTAAATGGTAAGGGTAGTCTCTGATTAACTAAGGGAACTGCAAAAAAGTGGTGCAATTGTGCCCAGGCTCTCGTAGAACGTTACACGTACTAAAGTGCTCTTATGACTGCAGTAGTATTTATTCCTCTTGTTCTCTGTCCCTCCAGATCTCCCAGAGCAACACGTCTGtaaggaggaggcagaggacgAAGTGGATGAGGAAGAATCCTTTGATGAGCAGGAGCAACCAGAGCCTCTGCAGATAAAAGAGGAACCGGAGGAGCTATGCACCAGTCAGCTGCTTATAGTGAAACAGGAGATTGATGCCTTTATCTTGACTGCATCTGATGAGGAAACTGAGCAGATCCTCTCTCACAGCTCTCATGTAGCTGAGTGCCAAGATCAGGTAGAAGGCGAGCAAGCCTCAGGATCCACTAGCAATGCAGTGCCAAAACAGAATCAACATTGTGAAAGCGAAAGTCACAGTAACGATGTAAATAACATAAACTTGTCAGAGATGCACAGTGATTCTCACACAGGTAAACAGCTTTTAATATGCGTCACATGTGGAAGAGATTTCAAATTTCAATCATCACTGGAGAGACACCTGCTAATCCACACAGGTGAGAAGCCATTTTCATGCAACCAATGTGGGAAAGCTTATAAAAGTAATAGTCACCTGATAAACCACATCAGAACCCATACAGGGGAGAAGCCATATTCTTGCCAAACATGTGGGAAAAGCTTCTGTCGACCATCAGAATTGAAAAACCATATTAGAACACACTCAGGTGAGCAGAACCAATTTCCCTGCAACACATGCGGGAAAATATTCACTCAGAAATCAGTATTGAAAATTCATATTAGAACCCACACAGGTGAGACGCCATATTCTTGTCAAACATGTGGGAAAAGTTTCCGCTATTATGGTCACTTGACAGAAcacatgagaatccacacaggagagaagCCACATACATGCAGCTTCTGCGGACGAGCTTTCAGGCTGAGAAGTAACTTGACAGACCACATGAGAATTCACACAGGGGAGAAGCCGTATCCTTGCAGCTTCTGCGGCAAAGATTTCAGTTCCAAAAGTAACTTGAGAAGCCACATGAGAACCCACAAAGGGGATAAGCAGTTTTCGTGCTGCTTCTGTCAAAAAGATTTTAGATCTAGCTGTAACCTGACAAGACATATGAAAACGCACACGCAGGAAGAGCTGTATGACGTCAGCACAGAGGGTCCAGAGACTCAAGAGAATCAGGAGGAAGCCAGTTAGGAAAACATGTAAATGgattgtttatttatcatgAAAATGTTCAGAATGTACTTGTTCTTCTTTGAGCTGAAAATAAGTTCAACATTTTGAGGTGTTTTGTAAGGGTAATCTACTGGTCAGGTCCACTCAAGATCCAGCTGGGCTGTATGTGGCCGAATAGCTAAAATTAATTTGACactatatatatgtgtgtactattcATAAACACTGCATCATCAATGAAGCATCTGGGGGTTATGCCCTTGGATGTAGTTCTACTTGTGAAAAACTGGAGCGCCCCAATGCACACAAGTTTTGGCGTGTTTTGAAGGATATGTAACCACTGTCATTTCATGCTCTCCCGCAACATTTGAAGTGAGGCACCATTCAACAGACATGGCATGTTTTATCGTATGCCATAACTTGCTAACATGCtggtatgtactgtatatattgaacTTCAACACTATTGTGAACCCAAAGGCCAGACTTTGAACGGTTCGCTGATTACTGTTGTTacatgatcaaataaaataaacatttcatggTTTATTGAGTTGTGAGAGTTTCTTTGGcactttttttataaaacatgtttgaagggtgatttgtatttttgtggaTTAATCActactattaaaaaaaaaaacagttaatgtAAGGCTGTATAGAGAATGACATGAGCAAGGTATGTAGATTTATgctatttattgtaaaataagaGGATATTGACATTTAGTTGGGTTACAGTTAAATACAGAAGGGGTGCATCAGGTATTAAACATAATTCATTTCAGGATTCATTCACAGATAAAAATTTGGTACAATTCTGATACATTTCCTGAAAGCAACATGAATAGAAAGCAGTATTTGTGACTTAggcttcttttgttttattgaatgttttttttcctggctTCTGCAACTCCAGCTCAATAGGTGGCAGTGAATCACTAACTCGTTGCCTGCAAACCGccaataaagaagaagaagcagcacaAAAAACTCTGTTACCCTTAGCTCAGAgtggaataaacaaatgtattcttttcaatgggaaaaaacaaacaattttatTTAGAAAGTGCAAGTAATAcaaatcaatattatgtgtaactacaacactgtcttatttttaaactttatttttgtaaccggatgtatacTACACTAATGAAACTTCATGTGTGACGGTAGAAAACTGCCGTTTTTAGTTTCGGTTTCCTTAGCGGA harbors:
- the LOC134864512 gene encoding zinc finger protein 70-like, with protein sequence MSSVECILFSVPPDLPQHHVCKEEEVPAEQQLCIQERNSSPHQENPEPPQIKQEQEELCLSQEGEQLGLKQETDACIMTPTDEESVHQLLSHNSHVAENQDQKRCDQDSGSNRQPEPNQQDQHCSHSNNVLKNNTCENDLQNKSSLDTHLSIHTEKSPFVCSTCGKKFQFNSYLTYHMKIHSEEKPFTCKTCGKKIRYESHLRNHMRTHTGEKPYSCITCGKSYSRQTLLKNHSRIHTADTTYPCLICGKLFALESVLIGHLRIHTGEKPFVCKTCGKVFRYGSHLAVHRRTHTGERPFVCKTCGKDFITNSKLKQHIKMHTGSGGTLQLELMTLCIDYTGE
- the LOC134864508 gene encoding zinc finger protein 501-like, whose amino-acid sequence is MYSVECFRTFVNERLAAASEEIVGVFQKTIAEYKEEIDRQSRLVEVVRRQEIKIHTIDLPEQHVCKEEAEDEVDEEESFDEQEQPEPLQIKEEPEELCTSQLLIVKQEIDAFILTASDEETEQILSHSSHVAECQDQVEGEQASGSTSNAVPKQNQHCESESHSNDVNNINLSEMHSDSHTGKQLLICVTCGRDFKFQSSLERHLLIHTGEKPFSCNQCGKAYKSNSHLINHIRTHTGEKPYSCQTCGKSFCRPSELKNHIRTHSGEQNQFPCNTCGKIFTQKSVLKIHIRTHTGETPYSCQTCGKSFRYYGHLTEHMRIHTGEKPHTCSFCGRAFRLRSNLTDHMRIHTGEKPYPCSFCGKDFSSKSNLRSHMRTHKGDKQFSCCFCQKDFRSSCNLTRHMKTHTQEELYDVSTEGPETQENQEEAS